Proteins encoded together in one Gemmatimonadota bacterium DH-78 window:
- a CDS encoding ferrous iron transporter B encodes MAPSTPATRPLVALVGAPNSGKSTLFNHLTGLRQKVANYPGVTVEKHLGRVRTPAGELDLVDLPGVNGLSARTLDERVTRDVLEGRFDELRAPDALVLTVDCTRLEPQLMLVEPILALGVPTLIVLTMADEFGGRGGTLHDERLANRLGVRVARVNARAGEGLDPVHDFLAEIAARGGAGNSDVRREAPSEPAGRKLPVVDAFAARRRAVREAGEEAGYTPPSPDRLTRRIDSIVLHRVWGPLAFLAITVLVFQSIFTWAIPFMDGTEAFIATTGEWIGAALPDGWVRDLVVDGVWAGVGSVIVFLPQILILFLFLGVLEDSGYMARAAVIADRSMARVGLQGRAFLPLLSAYACAVPAILAARTVEDERDRLATIFIAPFMTCSARLPVYALLIAAFIPERSLLGPLLGTRAATLLGLYALGALAAVATAFLLKRTLLRGAPSSFLMELPPYRLPTARSLLLRLHDRARVFLKRAGTIILGVTIALWILTQVPRGVDGTAPPLDDSALGRAGQVVEPLIEPLGYDWKIGVGLISSLAAREVIVGTLGTIYGVEDADESSLTLQDNLRQDLDLGSAVGLLVFFVFALQCMSTVAVMRRETAGWTWPLLQFGYMLALAWVGAWVANAVL; translated from the coding sequence GTGGCCCCCTCCACTCCGGCCACACGGCCTCTCGTCGCCCTGGTCGGCGCACCCAACTCCGGCAAATCGACCCTCTTCAATCACCTGACCGGCCTGCGCCAGAAGGTGGCGAACTACCCCGGGGTAACGGTCGAGAAGCACCTCGGGCGCGTGCGAACGCCCGCCGGGGAGCTCGACCTGGTCGACCTCCCGGGGGTGAACGGCCTGTCGGCCCGCACCCTCGACGAACGGGTCACGCGCGACGTGCTGGAGGGACGCTTCGACGAGCTGCGGGCTCCGGACGCGCTCGTGCTCACCGTCGACTGCACGCGGCTCGAACCGCAGCTGATGCTCGTGGAGCCGATTCTCGCCCTCGGGGTGCCCACCCTGATCGTGTTGACGATGGCCGACGAGTTCGGGGGGCGGGGGGGCACGCTTCACGACGAGCGTCTCGCGAACCGGCTCGGCGTGCGGGTCGCCCGGGTGAACGCCCGCGCGGGTGAAGGGCTCGATCCGGTTCACGACTTTCTCGCCGAGATCGCCGCGCGCGGCGGTGCGGGAAACAGCGACGTCCGCCGCGAAGCACCCTCCGAGCCCGCGGGACGAAAGCTGCCGGTCGTGGACGCCTTCGCCGCTCGCCGCCGCGCGGTCCGCGAGGCCGGTGAAGAGGCGGGCTACACCCCCCCGTCGCCCGATCGTCTCACGCGCCGGATCGACTCGATCGTGCTCCACCGCGTGTGGGGCCCGCTCGCGTTCCTGGCGATCACCGTGCTCGTCTTCCAGTCGATCTTCACCTGGGCGATCCCCTTCATGGACGGCACGGAAGCGTTCATCGCCACCACCGGTGAATGGATCGGCGCAGCCCTGCCCGACGGGTGGGTCCGCGACCTGGTGGTCGACGGGGTGTGGGCGGGCGTCGGATCGGTGATCGTGTTCCTGCCCCAGATCCTGATCCTCTTTCTCTTTCTGGGGGTGCTCGAGGACTCCGGGTACATGGCTCGAGCCGCGGTGATCGCCGACCGAAGCATGGCTCGAGTGGGACTCCAGGGCCGCGCCTTCCTCCCGCTGCTGTCCGCCTACGCCTGCGCGGTTCCGGCGATTCTCGCGGCCCGCACGGTCGAAGACGAACGCGATCGCCTGGCCACCATCTTCATCGCGCCCTTCATGACCTGCTCGGCGCGACTGCCGGTCTACGCCCTGCTGATCGCAGCCTTCATTCCCGAGCGGAGCCTGCTCGGGCCCCTGCTCGGGACGCGCGCGGCGACGCTCCTCGGGCTCTACGCTCTCGGCGCCCTGGCGGCCGTGGCCACGGCCTTCCTCCTGAAGCGCACGCTGCTTCGCGGGGCCCCCTCGTCGTTTCTGATGGAGCTGCCGCCCTACCGTTTGCCTACCGCGCGCTCGCTCCTGCTGCGACTGCACGACCGCGCCCGGGTCTTCCTCAAGCGGGCGGGCACCATCATCCTCGGGGTCACCATCGCGCTGTGGATCCTGACCCAGGTGCCACGCGGGGTCGACGGCACGGCTCCCCCGCTCGACGACAGTGCGCTCGGCCGCGCCGGGCAGGTGGTGGAGCCGCTGATCGAGCCGCTGGGCTACGACTGGAAGATCGGGGTGGGGCTGATCTCCTCGCTCGCCGCGCGCGAAGTGATCGTGGGCACCCTGGGCACCATCTACGGCGTGGAGGACGCCGACGAGTCGTCGCTGACCCTGCAGGACAATCTCCGCCAGGACCTCGATCTCGGGTCGGCGGTCGGGCTCCTGGTGTTTTTCGTGTTCGCGCTGCAATGCATGTCGACGGTGGCCGTGATGCGGCGCGAGACGGCCGGATGGACTTGGCCGCTCCTGCAGTTCGGCTACATGCTCGCACTGGCCTGGGTGGGCGCCTGGGTGGCCAACGCGGTGCTCTGA
- a CDS encoding DUF1206 domain-containing protein yields the protein MSPRRWSAHTVEWAARAGYAAKGLVYLGVGGITASTALRDGSGDAEGSRGALSQALGGPLGTALLIAVAAGIAGYVAWRLVQALLDPEDRGTDARALATRAVLLISGLLYASLGLWVVRVLLGRASRSGGEGGGGADTASAWLLQQPYGRWLLAAAGLAVMGYGVGEWVKAVRRSFEKRMRSDLNGSTRRWVVRCARFGLASRGIVFLTTGTFLIVAAWTADPDEARGLEGSLEALGDTPWGPWVMGLVALGLAAYGALQLIKARYRRIEAPSD from the coding sequence ATGAGCCCGCGGCGCTGGTCCGCACACACCGTCGAGTGGGCGGCGAGGGCGGGGTACGCGGCCAAGGGTCTCGTCTACCTCGGCGTGGGAGGCATCACGGCCAGCACGGCGTTGCGCGACGGCTCCGGCGACGCAGAGGGCTCTCGGGGCGCTCTGAGTCAGGCGCTGGGGGGCCCGCTGGGCACCGCGCTGCTCATCGCCGTGGCCGCCGGGATCGCCGGCTACGTCGCCTGGCGCCTGGTTCAGGCGCTGCTCGACCCGGAAGACCGCGGCACCGATGCCCGTGCGCTCGCCACCCGCGCCGTGCTGCTGATCAGCGGTCTGCTGTACGCCAGTCTCGGACTCTGGGTGGTGCGCGTGCTTCTCGGTCGCGCATCGAGATCCGGCGGGGAGGGAGGCGGAGGCGCCGACACCGCGTCGGCCTGGCTCCTCCAGCAACCGTACGGCCGATGGCTCCTCGCCGCGGCAGGGCTGGCGGTGATGGGGTACGGGGTGGGTGAGTGGGTGAAAGCCGTGCGCCGCTCGTTCGAGAAGCGCATGCGTTCCGATTTGAACGGCTCCACCCGGCGCTGGGTCGTGCGATGTGCACGATTCGGCCTCGCCAGCCGTGGAATCGTCTTTCTCACCACCGGCACGTTCCTGATCGTGGCGGCCTGGACGGCCGATCCCGACGAGGCACGGGGGCTCGAGGGATCGCTGGAAGCGCTGGGCGATACGCCATGGGGGCCATGGGTGATGGGCTTGGTGGCCCTCGGGCTCGCCGCCTACGGCGCGCTGCAGTTGATCAAGGCCCGGTACCGCCGGATCGAAGCGCCGAGCGACTGA
- a CDS encoding DUF4956 domain-containing protein: MNLQAILSSPVVRLMGYFLLLTTVIAFVAVTVPWFPDLLVPSAPGADPFPGASDAMGPSAAEIMTSVTRTALLGFLALLAALAFTVPVVWIYTVIMRQEGYERSFVRLLASLPIVVAGVVQVVRGDLALAFALAGIVAAVRFRTTVKDLQDAVFAFAAIAVGLATGTGNFTLAGAISTVFCLLAYALWRMNVGDVGPSLALSHGGVALAEALVPGESHKAVVIGNEDEVEPVHAEDLPELAHYVERLADYVRGDALRKKKKYNTLLLVYTESPEEAGEFVEPILDDHARRWVLVDEIHRNGSGLVALEYLLRLKKKVKVGKMIDHLACGEDALCRAAELKPIKGLRRRLT; encoded by the coding sequence ATGAACCTCCAGGCGATCCTGAGTTCCCCCGTGGTCCGCCTGATGGGCTACTTCCTCCTCCTCACCACCGTCATCGCCTTCGTGGCGGTCACGGTGCCGTGGTTCCCCGACCTGCTGGTGCCCTCGGCCCCCGGAGCCGACCCCTTCCCGGGCGCCTCCGACGCCATGGGCCCCTCGGCCGCCGAGATCATGACCTCGGTCACCCGCACGGCGCTTCTCGGCTTCCTGGCTCTGCTCGCCGCACTCGCCTTCACGGTGCCGGTGGTGTGGATCTACACGGTGATCATGCGCCAGGAGGGCTACGAGCGGTCGTTCGTGAGACTGCTCGCCTCGCTGCCGATCGTGGTCGCCGGAGTGGTGCAGGTGGTCCGGGGCGATCTCGCCCTCGCCTTCGCCCTCGCCGGCATCGTGGCCGCGGTCCGCTTCCGCACCACCGTGAAGGACCTTCAGGATGCCGTGTTCGCCTTCGCGGCCATCGCGGTCGGCCTCGCGACCGGTACCGGCAATTTCACGCTGGCCGGTGCGATCTCCACGGTGTTCTGCCTGCTCGCCTACGCCCTGTGGCGCATGAACGTCGGCGACGTGGGGCCGAGTCTGGCTCTCAGCCACGGTGGCGTCGCCCTCGCCGAGGCGCTCGTGCCGGGAGAAAGCCACAAGGCGGTCGTGATCGGCAACGAAGACGAGGTGGAGCCGGTGCACGCCGAAGACCTGCCCGAACTCGCCCACTACGTGGAGCGTCTCGCCGACTACGTCAGAGGAGACGCGCTGCGAAAGAAGAAGAAGTACAACACGTTGCTGCTCGTCTACACCGAGAGCCCGGAGGAGGCCGGCGAGTTCGTCGAACCCATCCTCGACGACCACGCCCGCCGCTGGGTGCTGGTCGACGAGATCCACCGCAACGGCTCGGGGCTCGTGGCGCTCGAGTACCTCCTGCGACTGAAGAAGAAGGTGAAGGTGGGCAAGATGATCGACCACCTCGCCTGCGGGGAGGACGCCCTCTGCCGGGCCGCCGAGCTCAAGCCGATCAAGGGACTTCGCCGGAGGCTGACATGA